From the genome of Brassica oleracea var. oleracea cultivar TO1000 chromosome C4, BOL, whole genome shotgun sequence:
TGAGTCTGAAGTAGTATCAATTCTTGGTGTTATTATTGTCTTAAACATCTCCCCTGTGAAGTTGATTGTAGTTGAAGCACTTTGCTCTTCATGAAATCTCTTAACCTGATCATAGTTACTTGTTTTTTTTTTTTTTAAGACTATTGTCACATCTTTATTTGCCTGTTGTTCTCTGCTTATCTGGTTATGTTTTTTTTTTCTTTATTTTGGTTTCAGAGACATGCAATCATATATATCTGACCTCAGCATATTCCTGGGGAATAAAAGTAAAAAGATGTACATATTCGTGGACAACCAGCCATGGTCTAACCCTGGCATCCGATCTGCTCACTTGTGGCAGATAGTGGTTACAAATGTTGTAACAAGATGCCTCAGTTACATTTCTCTTTGATGAAAGATATATGATGAAGTGACCTTTATCTCTCTTTTTTTTTTTTTTTTTTTTTGCAGTATAGACGCTCCCCTTTTGCAAACAAAGGTCGAGAGGAGAAGAAAAAGCAGAACCAGGAGGATGAGGAGGAGAAGCCTAAAGAGGCGTGTTCCCAGCCCAACAATAAGAAAACGGATAACCTTAAGAAATGGTTCTCCTTGATCGATGCCACAACGTTTTCTAAGAAGAAACTACCTGCAAAGAAACTAGACGAGACCTTCTACGGTTTCATAGTGTTTGAAGTTGAATGGGCTAACGTGAGGGGTATCAGTTACTTGAATGAGCTACAGGTAACTCCTCCTTGCACTTGTCCACTGCTTTGGTCAGATTGACATTGTTTCTTATATATTTATGCAGACAGACACTTCTCTTGCTATAGAAGCTAAGTTGATGCGAAGGTGGGAGTTTGAGAGTATCAATGAAGCTGCCACAAATATGTCCCAATGGTTCTCTGGATCAAAATCTGAACGGCCTTGCTTGAGGGAATATCTTGATCCATCTAAAGGTATTATCAGTTTCCATAAAGGTATCTTGTTACAATTGTTCTCTATCTCAAATAGGCTTATACGGTACTGTAACGTTTTCAGGAGAGGTTTTTCATGACGCTTCAGTGGATTTCCCAAAACCTTCTCCTGTTGATGATGAAGTGGAAACTGACTCTCCTTGCTGTTCGAGAAGTGTCTTCAGCGTTGACCACTCTATTGCAGATTATGATGAAAATGATCCCCACACACCGCCTCTCACTGGACCATACAAGAGAAGAAGAGTAAGTAAAGCAATCACAAACGGAGTTGAACTTGACTATATGGGGGAAACACCCAGAAGAAAAGACAACTCATTCGACCACTGGGAAAGCCATGTCCCTGATGGTGATGAGACCATCATCGAAGCAACACGGTATAAAGACGTCCTAGTTCTCGTTAGGTTTGGCGACCGTGACCTCCCCTTCAAACTCCGAGAGGTTATAATGTCTGACATACGCTTGCTCACTCTACTCGAAGCTAATCTCCCTTCTTGGGTCTTGTTCCTTCAGTCTTACCCCTGCCTTTGCCATCTCTACCGTCCCTGGATGTGTCTTCTCGCCAGAGCGCTCTACGTGATGATATCAGTCATCACCGTCGTCATCGGCTTCTACGACCTCTACAAGAACGTGCCCGTCCTCAAAGCCACCGCGTCTCGTCTCTGCGGACCGCTCTTTGATTGGGTCGAAACGTGGGACATGGTGTCGAGGATAAAGTACTTGGGGACGATGCTGTTTCTCCACAACGTTCAGAAAGCTGTCAGGTGGGGTCTGACGATGGCGCGTGGGGTGCAGTCGTTCGTCTCTTTGCTCGTGATGCCTCTGGTGAATCCTCTTTTGGAGGTTCTTGGTTTGCTTCTGCCGCTGTGGAACTCGCTTGCGGAGACGGTGTTGAGCTTGGTCTCGGTGGTTTGGATAGTGGTCGAGTCTGGTTGCAACCTCGTTGGTGATGTGGTGGAAGTGGTGCTTTTGCCTATTTGGTTGGTCGTATCAGTAGTTTTGAACATCAGTAAGTGAAACAAACCGTTGGCTTCAGCATCACGTAATCAATATCCTAATCTTTTTTTCTGTGCTTTTGCAGTAAATACTGTGTTGCTGCCTCTGCTTTGGATCTTATGGGAAGTGTTATATGCACCGATCAGGGTGGTTGCTGCATTGGCCAACGGTTTAGCTTTATCCTTCTCGTACGTATTCGATGTTCTCGGAGACTTGTGGCGGTACATGAGCAGCTTAGTGCAGTTTGCATCTGATTCTCAAGCGGCTGTGAAGACTTATGAAGTCTCCATGTGGCGTACACTTTGGAACGACCTCTTTTCTCATGTGAGTAAACCATGCACAGTACAATAAAGAGAATCTAAATCCTTACAATTTCTAAATGTTTTTTTGTCTGGATTCAAAACTTTCAGGTTTTTCGTGCGGTCAGGAGTATATTAAACGGATTTGTAGCCTTCTTTGCTGCATGTAACAAACATCGGCTTAGGTAAAGTAGTTTCTTACCAACACACACTATATAGACTTTGCCATTTATATATGTGTGCTTATTATGGTTTTGAATTTGCAGTATATATAACCACATACAAGACTTTATCAAGAGACTGCGTGGACGAACCTTGAGAGCAGACTCAGAACATGACAGGTCTGCTAAGAACCATCAACGTACAGTGAGTTTTCTCTCCATCCCATAGACTCTCTTTTTTTTTTTTATCGAAATTCATTCTGGGTTTATCTCCGTTTTCTCAAACCGGTTTTGTTACTTTTGGCAGGGAGATGATACGAGGAGGAAGTTGCACCTTGCATAGAAGTCAACACCAGTATCTTAATTCGTTTCTTTTTTTTTTTTAAACCGGAAATGATAAGTTAACAGTGTATATAGATAGGTTTTACTTGCACACTTGCATATATTTTGTCGTCAGAAAACATGAGTTCCAAATCAACCAAAGGATGATGTATATACTACGTACTTACTGTGTATGAAAGAAAGGAGACACTCGCTCTTGTTGCAAATCTCCTATAGTTGTCGATATATATATTTTTTTTTAGAAAAAAGAGCGTTTGAACACTTTTACTCGGATGCAACTCATAAAGGAGATGTTTGTTCGTTCTTACATAGTCGGTCTTGAAATTTTAGACGGTTAATAAATTAAATATTTTGAGGTGAATTTTGATAATATTTTCTACAATATGGAAGCCATAATTCTTATGTATATTATGTTTAAGAGCAACATTATCAACGTCCCAAAGGCATGTCCTTAGCTATTTTCGAATTTTAAAAAAATGAAAAAGGGGATTAATGTGTGGGACAGCCTTAGTTAAGTTTTTAACCGTCCCAATAAGACACGTGTCGGCTGAAGGGAGTAAACGAAAAAGGGGTAGGGCAAAATCGAGAGTATTCACGTGGAACCGACAAACCCACAATCGTGTTGGAGGCGGTAGCTGGACAGGACCTCTGGATATGGCATGCGCTTTTTGGAGCTCCGGGTACTCTGAATGATCTTAATATTCTTGATCGATCACCTGTTTTTGATGAAATAATTAACGGAAACGCTCCGGAAGTCCATTTCCATGTCAACGGAAGGGAGTACGATTTTGCTTACTATCTTGCCGATGGTATTTACCCGAAATGGGCTACTTTTATTCAATCAATCCGACTCCCACAAAGTCCAAAACATTGTTTATTTGCTAAAAGACAAGAATTCGTGCGAAAAGATGTTGAGCGTGCCTTCGGAGTCCTGCAAGCTAGATTTGCGGTTGTTAGAAATCCTTCTAATTTATGGGATAGAAACAAATTAGGAAATATTATGAGAGCATGCATCATACTCCATAATATGATTGTCGAGAATGAACGAGATTCCTACCTCCGCACATCAGAATTTCAACAAGGAGAAGATGACGATCCCAGTTTTGTAGTCAGACGGAATACAAATATCCGTACTACATTGGGACGTCGAGCAGATGTTCGGGATACAGCAGGCTATCTACAATTAAAAGAAGATTTGATCGAAGATATTTGGGCTAAATACGGACATTTACCAAATTTACCAAATGATATGTAATTTTTATGTTTGTATGAAATTAATAAAATGTGTGTTTGTTTTTTATTAATAAAATGGGATGTAAAATGTTTGTAATATAATGTTTGTAATTTTCTATTAAAGTAATAATTTAGTTTTTTCTTATATGTGTTATTAAATTTAAAATGGAATTTTGTCTAAAAAAAAATTAAAAGTTAAAGACCCAGAAAAAGTCCCACCAATAATCATCATTTAAAAAGTCCTTAACAAAATCCTAATCTACAAATAATAATTAAATACTCTAAGGACTTATCAATTGGGACAATTGATAATGTTGCTCTAAGATGTGGAGATCAAGACCGAATTTTTATTAGATTTTGTCATGTGCAATCGTTTCTCAAACTCAGCCAGTCTTCATTTTCCATTAGGTCAAGTCATAGTTTCACGCTGTCATTTACACAAGGTTTTCTAGATGAATGATTAAAGCTATCATTAATTTATATTTGGTAATTAGTGAACATTTACAATTTATATAAGACATAAGTACTGTATCTATAATTATATTTATCTAGCTGAATGCTTACACTGGGTACATATATGGATACATTACATTATTAGTATACAAAAGAATCAAAAGAAAAGGAATCTATTCTTTTTTTCTTCTTCCAATTATTATAGTTATTGACTGAATAAGGAGAAAAGAGAAACAAAGACAAAAACAAGAAGAATGCTGGTGATATTCCTCCTGTACTCATGATTGCTCTCCTCCTTGTGTTTATTCGATTATATATGAATAAAGACTAAAAAGGCTCAAGGGACTGACAGTTTTGATTGATCAATCAAACCTAAGGACGTTGTTGTTGTTGTTGTTTGCTGCTTCTTCTACAGTTCTACCTAGCTACTCGAGCAAGAGAAAGACATTGGTATCTGCTTGAAGCTCGAAACATCGAATAACTCCATGAACCTTTGATCTGAAACTCTAGCTTTAGCGGCTGCAAATCGCTGGTACTCGTCGAAAATCGATGTCAAGCACCATTTCTGGAGTTTCCTCATGCACCCAACAAGACACCCTGTCCTATGCTGCAATGTCAATCATCACAAACCATTGATTAGAGTCAACGCAAATATACGAAACTCGTCTCTAAGGAGATTTAGCGGATTTTTTCAAAATTCGACATACCTTTCCTCGGTTGCAGTGAATCAGAAGTGGATGGTTCTTCTCGTCTGAAAATTAAAAATAAGATGACAGACTGTTTAGATATAAATTAAAATAAAACATGTTTTTTTCTTACTTAAGTATATCTTTTAGGGCTTTTTATGATTCGTACCGAGGAGGACTTTAAGTGCTTCACGGATTTTATGATCTGGGATATTTACAAATGGCTCCTGCAAAAGAATGAGGAAAATTATATATCATACTATCAGTTCCATAGCAAGTCATTAGTTTAATAAGAAAAGCTTTACACACAAGCCATATAGGATTATCCAAATTATAATGAAACAGTCGGCTATATTATTTCTTCTAGCTAGATCTAAACTGATCAGAAAGCAGGACTGGTTTGGCTTATTCCATATACTATTGTAAAAGAGCTGTGGTGTATATTATGTCTTCATGTTAAACAATAAATAGGCACAACGAAAGATAAGCACGAGATCATAGAGGGTCCATCAAAAGCAGCCAATTATGAAAACGAAAATGATTTCCTATGAAGACTAGCTAAAGAGTTGTCACACCCCACATAAGGAATCTTAGTCAATAAGAAGATCTAAACAAGAGAGTGACACAACAAAGTTTCAAAAAAAAAAACAAAAAACAAGAGAGACACAACAAACAAAATAACTGAGTGTAGAATATGTAGTACCCTTCTAGCCAAATCACTCTAACAATATATACGAGAAAAAGCCACTTTACCTAATTTTTAGTCTAAAAGTTTAATTTGAAACAAGACTGGGGTTGTGGGAGAGAGTGAACTATCACTACCACAACAACATATCGCCACAAGTATATTTAATTGCAGTCTATAAATATGGTCTTTGATCAAATAAAACTAGCCGCCCCATCACAAATTTGTTTCAAGAAAGTAGCATGTTTGAGTGGCTTCTAACTTCTTATGGCTGCGCTAGAAATGTAAAAAAGTTACGATAAAGGAACCTAATTAACGACTCTACGCTCAAGTTTTTTTTGTTACTACCTCCCTTACCAACATTAAAAGACATTTTACCCGAAGATACGTCACATAAAACATAGAGTTCAGCAGCCTCAAGTAGGTAGGTATTCAACAAACTTAACCAACTATCACTCTCACATTTCCTACTTTGGTTAGATACATACCTACCACCAGTTTATAAGTGGATAAGTTAACCACTAACACATTTTCCACAAGTCACTTTCTCCTAGTTTTCACCACCAAAACCAAAAAGCTTAAGGTAAAATTGTCTACTTCAACTACAACTTGTGCTGCCTCACGAAACACTTTTTTCTTTCTTTTTCTCAAGATTACATAAGATACCATTCATGCGTGCAAAGTGCACGCGCAACTAACATGAACCAAGAAAATAGTATCAGTAGAAACACACAAAGGAAAGTAAACACTTTCGAGTAGTGGATCTCTGACAACAATTGTATTAAGCAGCTCAGCATTTTCTTGACGCAGCCCATTATCTAATTTTTATATATATACAGCTAAAGAACCAAGTGGTGTTATTATTAGTTGATGAAAGGCAAAGAAGACACAAACAGTGGGACCATGAAGTAAATGGTAACGGACAGAGCCAAGAAAGCATCCTTCGGGAAAAACATTAAAGAATGGTGTACACTTTTCTTGGAAGGTCATATATAATAAGAGATATGGATTATAATAATCTCTTAAAAAGGGTTCCAAGACAAAAATCCACACATGAAATGCCATCTTTCTAGTCTAAATCATAAGTAACATGACAAAGATAATGACCACTCTGATGTAAACATGAAACTAAGTGATGAGACAAGCTTAAAAGACATTTAAGCAGAGCATTAAGCAATTCAAATTGTGATTAGAAACCATCTTCCATATAGCACTCAGATTAATACCGAAGTTTTCGAATTTGTATTTGTATAGGAACCCTCTTTTTGACACTTAGAGTTCCAGAGATGCAACCAAACCTCGTTCTCTAATCCTGGGGGACACTGCACATTTTTTAAGATACGAATTTTCATTTCCTCTTCAATATTCAGGGTTTAGACAACAATTAAAAGCCGCAAAATTAGAATAACAAAGCAAGACAATGATCAAGCAAATATAAATGGACATTTAGTAGCAAGAAAGTGCCAATTAAAAATAAAATAAAATAAGCAAAAGGAGACACAAACCTTGTAGCCTTTAATGCCAAACTGAAAAAGCTTAATTCCATTAGATTTGAGGAACTGCATGTTGTTCTCTGGATACGCCTCTGGACACAAAGATCTTTCACACAAACAAGAAAAAGACAAAAACCCTAAAAATCAGCAATTCTGATATTTTCTATATAGAAGATAAACTCAACTAATCTAAATGCTTACATGATTGAGCGAAGACCAAGAGTCTTGAGGAATGAAAAGTTAGACACGTCCGGGAATCCAGACCGGAAGATACCGTTGTCGACCATTGCGAAGTTCAACAGAGGAATCAAGTTAAGTTCGTCGCCGGCGGCGGAAACCTCTACCAATGGTGTAGCAAAATCATCAGCCGATGGCGGCGGCGGAGATACGTTGCTCTGGTCAACCTTAGCTACTTCGATCGACTGAAAGACCTCGCTTCCATCATCTTCTTCCTCCTCGGCTTTGGTAAACTTGTTCGTCGTCTTCTCAATTAGTTTCATCCTCAAAAAGAAAGAGTTCTTGATCGGAGATTAGTTCTCTCAAAAGTGTTTGAATCAGGTCAAGATCTCTCCTTAACTTGTCTTGTGATTTCTTGGTTGGTTGGTTTATGGAGAAGTAATGGAGATGGTCGTTATGGATCGACGACCTTGTTGCTTTATATAGACACGCCATTGTTTGTAGAGAGAGAGAAACTTAGGTTGTGACTTTTTATTTGAGAGAATAAGAAAAAGTAAAGAAATCTTTGTAGGAGATGATGAATGAGACTTACGTTTGTTTCCAATTAATTATTTTTAAAAAATATTAATGCATGATGTAAATATTTAACATTACTTTTTCTGCATTTTTTATTTGGAGATAGATAATATGACAAAATCGTTTAACAAGTTAAGTTGAATTTCCGTGTGTACATTTTAATAAATACTACATTATCTTTTTTTTTTTGATAAAGGGCTTAATACTACATTATCTTTACTCGATAACGCATTAAATTGCTGACAATAACATATGTATATTTTATATACTGTGAATCTTTGACAAAAGAAAACGTATACAGTGAGTTTTTCAAAAAAAGAAAAAAAGAAAAAACGTATACAGTGAGACATTATACAATTAAATTTGCAATAAAATGTAATAAAAAGGGATGTTGTGGTAATGGTTCGCGGACGTATCTAGGTGAGTTCTATTAGGACCCGACCTGATCATGCCAGTATTTTATTGCTTCTATCAATCTATGTGTGAGTTTCCTCTATGGATACCTCGTTTAAATATATAGTAGTAACACATTGAACGGTAAGGATTAAAGAGTAAAGATGTATCATTTATTTTATACAATAGAAATAATTAATTAGAGCACCAGAAACGATATATAATATATTAATTTAAAGTTCTATTTTTTTTATCTACTTACAAATAGTCTAATTGGACCATTACATTTAACTATCTTTCCTATATTTCTATTTATGCGACTTAATTATTATTAAATATATACTCTAACCTAAAATCAGAACTAAATAACTAATCTATATTCTTTTAATAATGACTTCAATTTATATTAACACTACTGTTAAGTAAATAATCAATTAGAGAATTTATTTTTTGCATTTGAATTAAAGTACACATAATTTTTAAAACCCTCACCAAATACATAATATTTTAATTCTTATAGATTGAGTATTAAAATTAGATATATATGATAAACTAAATAGTAATAGTTATTAATATTTAATGATATGCTGGAACATTTATTATTGATATTTTTATGAGTATATTTTTACGGGTTATTCCAACAAACCTATAAAATATTTATCAAATACTCTCTCCGTTCTTTAATGATAGACTTTTAGAAAAAAAGTTTGTTTCAGAAAGATGTATTTTTGTGTTTTCTATGAAAAAATTGTAAACTTCAAAAAAATTAATTGACTTTATTGAATTACTATTGGTTAAAACTTATTGAAAATTGAAAATTACAGAAAATGATACATTTATCATGGTAGTTTAATGTGTTTTCTTAATATGTGTGAAAATATTAAAAAGTTTTTTTTTGTGGAACGGATGAAGTATAAATTAACTGAACAAAACATAAAACATACTTTAAGTGAGCGTTAAGATACCCCTTGGAATACATGTTATGTTAGGTATTTGGAAATTCAGTTCTAATTAGAGAATCTTTTGTTATTTAACAATTGAATTTGACCATAATGACCTAATAAATGTAAATTAAAAAGTACTATAGTTTACTAGTGACGAAGATAGAAAGTTGATTTAGATTATTGTTATACTTTTTTTGCCAACAAATTTTGTCATATTTAGAAGACCAATTAGAGACAAATGTTGGAAATGAGGAGAAACATTAGTATAATTCGGTTTCTTTTTCGTCGTTTCGCTCAAAAAATAAATACATAAAAATTTTTGAAATAAAATGAAATGAAAAAACTAATGGGAAATTGAAAAGGCACATTCTGTGGAATATTCTTCAGATTTGGAAAAGGTTATTGCGCCCCGAGCTAAGCTGGGCTCCAGATACCGTAAAGAGCTCACCGTGTCAAGAATGTACTGTCAAACCCTAATTTTGAATTTACAATTGTTGTTGTTGTTTTTTTTTTTTTGAACTTTAATTTACCATTTTGTTATAACTAACTTTTGTGTTAATTCGCAGTTTACGTATTTAGCTTAGTTCCGCTGTTGCTTCGATAAACTTGTAGTCATGCAACTGAATATTGCTGTAAATTTTGTAATCTTTGGGCCATTTTAATCTCACATCTTTAATGTAATATATATCTGAATCATTTTTGGTCAGTTTTCTTTCTCCAAAACTCATAAAACAAGGTTATTAAATAAAGGTAAAAGGTCAATACTCCATACAACAAACCTTTTAAGACAAAACGAAATCAGTTACAAAAAAAAAAAAAAAAAAAAAAAAAAAAAGACAAAACGAAATTGTCGATTTACTTTCAACATCACTATGAATTAGACATGCATATATGTCTGTATGCGTTTTTAACCAAACAAATTTATGTCAAAAAATACCCAAGCAATTTTAAACGTCGATTTATATACACACTCCTCCAACCAATTAAAAGCAGGTTTTGTATTTCCATTTCTAATCGGAACGCAACATGCTGAAACAAATAGATTCTCAGTCTCATCTTAACCGTTTTGGAAGTTGGATAAGCGCGATCCAGTT
Proteins encoded in this window:
- the LOC106342609 gene encoding uncharacterized protein LOC106342609 isoform X1 — translated: MGNGEETKCVFPLTSLQIGDMQSYISDLSIFLGNKSKKMYIFVDNQPWSNPGIRSAHLWQIVVTNYRRSPFANKGREEKKKQNQEDEEEKPKEACSQPNNKKTDNLKKWFSLIDATTFSKKKLPAKKLDETFYGFIVFEVEWANVRGISYLNELQTDTSLAIEAKLMRRWEFESINEAATNMSQWFSGSKSERPCLREYLDPSKGEVFHDASVDFPKPSPVDDEVETDSPCCSRSVFSVDHSIADYDENDPHTPPLTGPYKRRRVSKAITNGVELDYMGETPRRKDNSFDHWESHVPDGDETIIEATRYKDVLVLVRFGDRDLPFKLREVIMSDIRLLTLLEANLPSWVLFLQSYPCLCHLYRPWMCLLARALYVMISVITVVIGFYDLYKNVPVLKATASRLCGPLFDWVETWDMVSRIKYLGTMLFLHNVQKAVRWGLTMARGVQSFVSLLVMPLVNPLLEVLGLLLPLWNSLAETVLSLVSVVWIVVESGCNLVGDVVEVVLLPIWLVVSVVLNIINTVLLPLLWILWEVLYAPIRVVAALANGLALSFSYVFDVLGDLWRYMSSLVQFASDSQAAVKTYEVSMWRTLWNDLFSHVFRAVRSILNGFVAFFAACNKHRLSIYNHIQDFIKRLRGRTLRADSEHDRSAKNHQRTGDDTRRKLHLA
- the LOC106342609 gene encoding uncharacterized protein LOC106342609 isoform X3; translation: MCFPIDESPDRYRRSPFANKGREEKKKQNQEDEEEKPKEACSQPNNKKTDNLKKWFSLIDATTFSKKKLPAKKLDETFYGFIVFEVEWANVRGISYLNELQTDTSLAIEAKLMRRWEFESINEAATNMSQWFSGSKSERPCLREYLDPSKGEVFHDASVDFPKPSPVDDEVETDSPCCSRSVFSVDHSIADYDENDPHTPPLTGPYKRRRVSKAITNGVELDYMGETPRRKDNSFDHWESHVPDGDETIIEATRYKDVLVLVRFGDRDLPFKLREVIMSDIRLLTLLEANLPSWVLFLQSYPCLCHLYRPWMCLLARALYVMISVITVVIGFYDLYKNVPVLKATASRLCGPLFDWVETWDMVSRIKYLGTMLFLHNVQKAVRWGLTMARGVQSFVSLLVMPLVNPLLEVLGLLLPLWNSLAETVLSLVSVVWIVVESGCNLVGDVVEVVLLPIWLVVSVVLNIINTVLLPLLWILWEVLYAPIRVVAALANGLALSFSYVFDVLGDLWRYMSSLVQFASDSQAAVKTYEVSMWRTLWNDLFSHVFRAVRSILNGFVAFFAACNKHRLSIYNHIQDFIKRLRGRTLRADSEHDRSAKNHQRTGDDTRRKLHLA
- the LOC106342609 gene encoding uncharacterized protein LOC106342609 isoform X2 codes for the protein MGNGEETKCVFPLTSLQIGRSPFANKGREEKKKQNQEDEEEKPKEACSQPNNKKTDNLKKWFSLIDATTFSKKKLPAKKLDETFYGFIVFEVEWANVRGISYLNELQTDTSLAIEAKLMRRWEFESINEAATNMSQWFSGSKSERPCLREYLDPSKGEVFHDASVDFPKPSPVDDEVETDSPCCSRSVFSVDHSIADYDENDPHTPPLTGPYKRRRVSKAITNGVELDYMGETPRRKDNSFDHWESHVPDGDETIIEATRYKDVLVLVRFGDRDLPFKLREVIMSDIRLLTLLEANLPSWVLFLQSYPCLCHLYRPWMCLLARALYVMISVITVVIGFYDLYKNVPVLKATASRLCGPLFDWVETWDMVSRIKYLGTMLFLHNVQKAVRWGLTMARGVQSFVSLLVMPLVNPLLEVLGLLLPLWNSLAETVLSLVSVVWIVVESGCNLVGDVVEVVLLPIWLVVSVVLNIINTVLLPLLWILWEVLYAPIRVVAALANGLALSFSYVFDVLGDLWRYMSSLVQFASDSQAAVKTYEVSMWRTLWNDLFSHVFRAVRSILNGFVAFFAACNKHRLSIYNHIQDFIKRLRGRTLRADSEHDRSAKNHQRTGDDTRRKLHLA
- the LOC106337294 gene encoding probable tyrosine-protein phosphatase At1g05000 isoform X1, which gives rise to MKLIEKTTNKFTKAEEEEDDGSEVFQSIEVAKVDQSNVSPPPPSADDFATPLVEVSAAGDELNLIPLLNFAMVDNGIFRSGFPDVSNFSFLKTLGLRSIISLCPEAYPENNMQFLKSNGIKLFQFGIKGYKCPPGLENEVWLHLWNSKCQKEGSYTNTNSKTSEPFVNIPDHKIREALKVLLDEKNHPLLIHCNRGKHRTGCLVGCMRKLQKWCLTSIFDEYQRFAAAKARVSDQRFMELFDVSSFKQIPMSFSCSSS
- the LOC106337294 gene encoding probable tyrosine-protein phosphatase At1g05000 isoform X2, with product MKLIEKTTNKFTKAEEEEDDGSEVFQSIEVAKVDQSNVSPPPPSADDFATPLVEVSAAGDELNLIPLLNFAMVDNGIFRSGFPDVSNFSFLKTLGLRSIISLCPEAYPENNMQFLKSNGIKLFQFGIKGYKEPFVNIPDHKIREALKVLLDEKNHPLLIHCNRGKHRTGCLVGCMRKLQKWCLTSIFDEYQRFAAAKARVSDQRFMELFDVSSFKQIPMSFSCSSS